The genomic stretch acatgattaaagACAAGTTTTAGTCGGGCTCAGAAAAAAATTGTTAGTGATGTCAACAGGGAAACAAGATCTgacatcaaaactaaatttttataAGCGAGTACCTGACCCTCCTAATTGAAGAGTTTAATTTGGGCAGGTTTTAGAAATTTGTATTGTAttacaagtacatgtatcataaattaATGTTTAACATGTATATTGAATGATTCCAGGGTGAAAATTGTGCCTTTAGACATTGTGAAGCAGCTAAGAGTTCAATGGTGACCTGTACATTCTGGCAACAAGGAATCTGCTCAAAAGCAAATTGTCCATACAGACATGCAGATCTGCCTCCCACTGATGTGTTTGAGGTATATTGAATTAgatgaatatacatttttatagaCCTAATTAGGccatagttattatatttttagttttacgaaatTTTCATACAAAACCAATGGGTAggaggacaaaaaaaaaaattaaaaaaaattcaagattttctttttctttttttttcttttgttttacggACACCTATAAAGAAAAGAATgggtagaagaaaaaaaaaacaacttccaAACAAAAGACCTTCCAAAAACAAACTGCAGAACTTCACAAATGATGACATGCGCTTGTGCTGTGACCATGGATTGATTTAATACTCTTTAATGTCAGTATCTATGTGCTTTTAATatctggaattaaaaaaaaaattaattcaagtataaatactttttaatttttttttacaatacaacaGACATGACAATGACAGTTCAATGttcattttgtggactttttaacttttttggcaTTCCTGGTTGCAGGTTTCATTCCTCTACCAATGCATCCTTCACACAATACTGAAGTCTTCCTTGAGCTAAACTATTTCAGGATTGTTTGCAATGTCTTCAAAGTCCCCgcaaaaaaagcaaaaatcatTGAAAACCTGTGTGATAcctatttaaaatgaaaaatgaaaaaaatctcagaaattgttttatttatgccAGTGATTCAATCATATCATACCACTTTTTCTACCTTgtacatttttaatatatttatacatgtatatatataatagaaattttgttttaaactgaaaaaaacaatttagatTCCAAAATTGTTTGAGACTCCAATCATGTTTGTGTATGAGGGTTTTGATTCCCTCCTCTAGGAGACAATTCAAATGATATCCTGGGGCAAAGTTGGACAGACTATCCTAAGTAACTAAGATTCAGTCAGAGCTGTTTGCTATAGGCTACtaatatgtttttttcacatataagaaaaaaaatctcagaCAGAAACTACTACAAAATCACAGCTATAAATAGTGTTTACATGCATTTCACCAACACACAAATGTTGCATACTTTCAtatttaagtctcccaaacaaagtttggagacttattgtttttgctcagttcttattatttttcttcttcttcttcttcttcttcttcttcttcttcttcttcttcttcttcttccgccacttttaaaaatgaacttgtccgcagtgtttctccaaaaccgcttgtcagatttacttaggggtTCATAGAATGTTaaactaatatgtctaggtgagccatcaatctttcgtttgtgcatttgggtctattaaggggtattttggggggcagaaagaagggaggggtttactatagaaccctatgggatttttttttataaatttttcaaatgaatataacttgaaaactgtaagtgataaaCACACGCAATCTTCAGAAATGatcataggacaataaaacaaatcacatgaaatatagggtgagtccctggggggtcatccccacgcccttcaatttgagaatatgctattatcttgtaaacagtcccgattcccacccctaaaccatatatattcttgaataggacggcaaaacaaatcaaaagtaattaaagggaagtccctaggggtcacctccaccccgttcaatttgataatgtactattatcttgtaaacggtccagatccccacccctaaaccatatatattcttgaataggacggcaaaacaaatcaaacgtaattaaagggaagtccctaggggtcacccccaccccgttcaatttgagaatgtactattatcttgtaaacggtccagatccccacccctaaaccatatatattcttgaatgggacgataaaacaaatcaaatgaaattaaatggaagtccccgggggtcatccccatcccattcaattttagaatgtgctattatcttgtaaacggtccagatccccacccctaaaccatatatattcttgtaggggacaataaaacaaatgaaatgaaataaaaggaaagtccctaggggtcatcccaccccctcttgtttgaaaacttgtaaaccgTCAATATCCCCACCCcataactatatatattcttgtaagggacaataaaaaaAGTCATATGAAATGTAGGttaagtccctgggggtcaccaccaccccctcctgtttgaatacttgtaaatggtggagatccccaccagtaagccatatatattcttgtatgggacaaaaaatcaaatcaaatgaacatgggaccatatgaaaggcgagttatgggagctttgtttgggagacttcgtaacagcatcctgttacaattacttcttgttaagAATTGCTTTTCATCTTGatgaaattctaatttaaaacTACATACCTGCATAATAAGTCACCTCCATCAGACTTTCACAGGACAAGGACTCCCTGACAATGACTTTGTCTTGATACACACACCCTGGAAACAGGACACTCCCACACACATAAAGCAGTTCCTCTTGGACTCTGATCAATGTTCTTTCCTGTTGTATGGTAAGCTTTGCAGCACTGTATACTACACGTCTCTTCCCACATGAGAAACAGATGACATACCCTCTAACGATCCACTGCCGTAAGCACTCTTGATTGGATTCTCACTAACACCTTCAAGTTCATTTGATATTATTTGGCCAATAGATGTATCAGACTGCCCTTTTACAAATTTGTTCTTGATTACCACAAgatcaaaatcaaaaacaactATGGACAGAACCACCGCGACATTCAATTCCTTTCTAACATTGATCGCTAAGCGTAAATTCCTATTCTTTCAAGCGCTGTACAGAGTCGTATCGAAAAAATACAACTAAAaaccaatttatttatttttttacagcaaaGCACCACGGTGGgcggaaaattaaaaaaaaaaaaattgttgttttccaattttatttttgtttccaatTCTGCAAAAGTTAGGGTCAGCTGattcgtaaaactaaaaataaaataactatggCCTTAGTCTAgtggtagtttgaaaaaaaaatgtgtgtctAAGATCATGAGTTCAAACCCCAGCTATGTCAAATCAATGACTGTTCagatattcaagtcacaaaaAAATGCTGTACTTGTCTagaaaattatatataacttttgcAAGGAGCAGGAATCTCATATCCGTTTGAAAAGtatcaatgatgtcattgttaaagtcatctttaagaatttgagttatcttcctttgtcaaGAATTAGCCAATGCTTTaaacaatgcaatatttaatttaattcccactgataaattaaagcaatcttaaCCCTTCAGTGCTTACAACATTTTACAAGGACTAGGCatagtttatatatattaacaaaatcaAATTGACTGTTACAAAATGCAATtgtcttttaaacattttatacaaAATGATATCAATTAGACATTACCTTTTATGTCTAGAAATGCATGATAACCTTGTTAGTATTCAACTTAAAATCTTTCTATTTTTAGAGAAATAGACAAGGCATACCATGTTACTGGGAGAACCAACCAGTAGGTTGTACCCGTTCTAATTGTCAGTACCAACATTTTAAAACTCGACCAGTGGTTCCAGGTGCACCACCTCTGCAGACTCAGCCGATTCTATCAGGTAATTAAGAACAAACTGAGATATTGTTGATTTGCAAATTGGTTAATATACTGATAGACGCCAGGAAGGGTATTTTTTCGACACATCAATTTGTTAGTAGGatcttatatgaaaataaaactttataaatttctAGGTCGAAAAGGCTTTTCTAGAAATACCTTGATCAGTAATGCTCCAACACACATACTTTCAAACCAAGAGTATAAGTATTTGCATACTTCAAGAGATAAAGAGAACTGAACTTATTATTATATATGAAATGTTCctgtattttattaattttttttgtgttttgttaactGTAAAAAAAGCTAAGACTAAGGGAAATAAATGTGAcataatttaaatgttttgatttggtTACATATATATCTTAACAGGATTTTTATCTCCAACTCTTCCGTTTTCTTGTTGGCGAATGAAGTAGTTGAAGTAGTAATTCTTTGAACCAATAGGTTTATACAGGACTGATATTAAGGATCTAATTTCTTTCCAATTTCCCTCAACTCTAATCTGaattgactaagattgtcagttttcttatcgtaggtcggtggttttctcctggcactctggcttcctccaccaataaaaactgaccgccataaaatagcctaaatgcagtgcttgaaagtgacgttaaaacaccaaaaataaaaaataaaaaaataaaaatcaaatctttcaaatttcccatgtttttatctttaaatgtaaataaacaaaaaattgtaaaaatcctTATTTACATTGTATCTTATTACCACACATATAAGGCACTCTCTTGAtgcaaaaaaatatctttcattgAAATCTCTTAACAGAAGAGTTGCCAGATACCAGTTTTCCTCCACCATTGTTTGGACAGCAGCCACCACAACAACTAACTGCAATACCTGGGGCACCAGTCATACAGCCTGTTGTTGTTCACTTCTCAGGTAAGTACCCAGGAAGGGGACAAGTCATGTAACATTTTGTTATTGGATATTCATGAAGGCAAATAATTTGTCATACTGTTAGCATTATGACATGTATTAGACAAACTAATGTTTTTCACTTCCATGGTATACATGTGACCAAGGCTGGTAACTTCATTTAAACTTCTTCCTTGCTCATGAAGTCACCTACTTCTGCATTGCACTTTACTTTTAATAACCGTAGGCAGGTAACCAGTTTTACTGCCACAAATTAAGATTTCTAAGGTTAAGAGTAACTTGTAGAAATATGTCGTGGTATTAATATGATAGCATAGGATATTGAAAATGAGGATTGAAGCTCTAGAGCaaagaaacatttaaattcataagCATGATAGGTCTATAATAAAAACTGGCAAAGCATAGAatacttaagactgagcaacatgagcATCATGAAAAATCTATGGTGCTTCGGAAAGTTAGCTCCAAGCTCTACAAATGAAGTGATGCTTTCACATAATTATTATTGCTTACAACAAACTATGTTCACACTCAGCTTGTCTGCCATTTAGTGATACAAGTAAAAAGACATATCAGTGCAAGTTTAAACATCTGATTGGTACACTATTGgtattcaaaaataaatgataattgaTAGTTTATTTAACATGAAAAAGACAAGACTGAATAATTAGTACAAATAGTGTATTCTGAATTTTCCAAAAGatgatttcacaatttttttttattgattttcatgCAGACAGATTTTTTTCTCAGATTCATTTGTTTTTGTCGAAAAAGGGCACCACTGtactattaatatatgtatacaatataaataataaagttAAAATCTTAAGAAGTTGTCatgataaatttttcatatatatatgctttttaatttttatagattCTGAAGTTGAGAGTGACAAGAATTCACCTGTGAAAAGTAAGAAACTCTTAGAACCAGAAAGTACTAAAGTGAAATTACAGTCACTAGATTCAGCTAAAACTGACACAAACAATCTGTCATCATCAAGAACAGTCACAACTTCTGATCAATCATTTATGAGAACAGTCAAAGTATCTAACCAGTCATCTTTGAGAACAGTCACTGCTCCTAATAAGTCAACCTTGACTGCCGTAGCTCCATCCCAGACAATCACACCAATTCAGTCAGGCAAATCAGCTTTCACATCAGTGCAGCCTTCTTCAATTCAGGCCATCACTTCAATAAAGCCGGTATTACCACAGACAGTGCAGACTATCCCTGTTGTATCTAAGCAGGCAACGGTTGCTAGTATTCCAGATATAGACTACTTTATTGGCAGACCGTTTTTACCAAAGTTGAATAAGTCCCCTCCACGATCATCTCCAAAATATGATTCTAGTCCAGACAGAAGAAGTTATGACAGCAGATATAGCAGATCTCCCACCCCTAGAAGTTTGTCTCCATGGAGAAGACAATCAAGATCACCTTCACCTAGGAGAAGACGATCCCCATTTTACTCAAGAGATCGTAGTAGGTCACCGAGGAGATGGTCTCCCAGGTACAGAAGTCCCTCTCCACGACGCAGAAGTACATCTCCAAGAAGGCGAACTCCTCCTAAAAATTCAGTATTCAGACCTCAGGACAGTTATTCACCAAATCGAAGACCAGTCCATGAACGTTTAAATAGGGATAGGAATTACCCATCAACATCTTTAAACAGGGGGCGACCTGCAGGTGTTCcacagaaaaaaatcaatctcagtaaaattaaagataaaacagGTATACATCCataaaatttaacatgtttaatagatATTATCTCTGATAGTTTTCATGGTATTATTGATACTTAACCAGATGGAAATTTAAAGGTTTAAAAGCTATGTATTTCAGAGTCCTTATAAATAAGACTTAATATTTATCTATTATACTGCTTGTTGATGACGATATATCGCGATCAAAAGACAACCAaaggaaattatcatttttgttgaTGTAATGTGTTTAGATTACACTTGTTTATGTTTTGATTATTCATTACATTTACAGAGAGTGAAGAGGACAACATTAAAGTCAAATCATTAGAGGAGATACAGCGAGCAAAGGCCTTGTTGTCAATGGGATTAATTGAACTAAAGAGtggaaaaattgtcaaaatttgtaagtatataaataaactcatcatagataccaggactattaTTTTACACTtacaccagacacgcgtttcgtctacaaacgactcatcagtgacgtttaaatcaaaaatgtttaaaaggccaaataaagtaagaagttgaagatcattgagatccaaaagttcctaaaagttttgccaaatacagctaaggtattctattcCTGAGGTATAGAGTAAAATATTGCAGCAATCTTGTTGAATGTATGGGGCCAAGAAAGTTTAAAACATGTTTGAGCAAtgtgcatatatcatgtatattgcaaATAAATGAATGTGTAATTTAAATAAGAGAAAATTTggagaaaacataaaaaattctcattagaaaatatttaataaaaaagggAAACAAATTCCatcctacacagctacttttgcacaggtactatttctgtacttaaaatctgtagtattggaaatttacttttaatatttagtactatttctttactttggaattattgtaatatataggtacttgtattttccagtacttgatttgtacttaaaatattggtacaaaaataTTACCAACAAGAATCacagtattccatgtttgaacatcataacttTCTGAGattgaaaaaagacaaactttcaaaaggctgaaaatgtaaccgtgcaaccaaaaatctgtagtacttaaatttcaagtacaaattaagtactgtaaaataaaggtacctaaatattacaataattttaaagtaacaaaatagtactgaatactAAAAGTAGATTTCCAATACTACAGattttttggtacagaaatagtacctatgcaaaagtagcagtgtactAAACTTTTGATGTGTAAAAAAGTTGcagatttgttatttttatcaGCTTAAATATATTTCACCAGAATCTTATGATAATTTATAGCTGTATATATATGCTACGTATATATAACAGTTgaaaaaagtcaattttattttttgcatttatctTACAGGTGAAGCAAACAAGTACCAGGAGGAGGAGGAAGCAGAAGAAGAGAAGAAACCACctccaaagaaaaagaaaatcgtCAAGAAATTATCTGCCAAAAGTAAGAAAGTTGAAAAGAAACCAAAAGCCATAGTGAAAAAGGTGGAGAAAGttgaaaagaaagaagaaagtgAGGAGGagaaggaagaagaagaagaagaaatctTTGAAGATGGAGATGATTTAGGGGAAGAACCAGAAATTGATATCTGTGAGGCTACAGAGGAGTGGGAAGGTAATTCAAGTGTTTAGGGAGATTTTGTTTTTCAGGGTAATATACATTTtccataattttgttttatagaattctagatatatttttgaagTAAAAAAGTATATTCcaccaattttataaaattatgctTTAGAAAAGAACTGTTCATTAATAGAAGAAAAATAATCCTATACAAAATTCATATTCATCTAGAGtatattgaaatatttagatGGTATTTGCCCACAAAATATgggaaaaaacatttttatatttatgttttaataaatttaatgaaatttagtACCTTGATTTTAGCATACATGAAAAGTAGGAATTTGCAATGTTTGATTTAGAATTGAtgttgtaataaataaaaagtagAAAGTtgaaattatatagatataagaagatgtggtatgagtgccagataagtctccatccaagtcacattttgtaaaaagtaaaccattataggtcaaagtacagccttcaacacaaaCTCTTGTGTGTCATGtgtattgaaaaatattacaaccTAGTCATGAGTTTGTGATCCATTTTCTAACATAGttgaatataatattttagaaCAAGAATTCCAGAAGGAGGAGTCACAGGAAGAGGATGGAGAGGTCGAGGACGAATCAGAACAAGAGGAGGAGGAAGAAGGGGAGGAGTCTGAGTATGAACCTGTACAGTATCAACAAGATATAAGAAGGGCTGTCAGAAAGGGTAATCTATCAAAACATCTAACTGGGAGTATAgctgataataaaaaataaaggatATGGAGTATCAAtgcatgacacaaaatcagttctTGCACAAACACAATGACGAGTCACTAATGGAAAGTCCttttgattaagaaataattgatgcaagctatactatattgtagttttaacatgggtaggcattatattcttgattatttttgcccgagcgatagcgATGATGTGCaccatttatgagtttgaaagtgatttaaagttaaggaaatatataAGTGCATGatgatttgataaaattcattcttctgtcaatatacgcatgtgcaaacaaattttattggatttagagcaggggtttgttcacaaagcaaaagaagcacgtcatattagaatgtaaaataaaacataggtcttGAATATTTGTCTCAGTactttgaatttaaatttaaaatattttttatgccccacctacgatagtagaggggcattatgttttctggtctgtgcgtccgtccgtctgttcgttcgtccgttcgtccgtctgtcccgcttcaggttaaagtttttggtcgaggtagtttttgatgaagttgaactccaatcgacttc from Mytilus edulis chromosome 7, xbMytEdul2.2, whole genome shotgun sequence encodes the following:
- the LOC139481821 gene encoding zinc finger CCCH domain-containing protein 11A-like; the encoded protein is MSAYGNDCHFYYNSNCSKGENCAFRHCEAAKSSMVTCTFWQQGICSKANCPYRHADLPPTDVFERNRQGIPCYWENQPVGCTRSNCQYQHFKTRPVVPGAPPLQTQPILSEELPDTSFPPPLFGQQPPQQLTAIPGAPVIQPVVVHFSDSEVESDKNSPVKSKKLLEPESTKVKLQSLDSAKTDTNNLSSSRTVTTSDQSFMRTVKVSNQSSLRTVTAPNKSTLTAVAPSQTITPIQSGKSAFTSVQPSSIQAITSIKPVLPQTVQTIPVVSKQATVASIPDIDYFIGRPFLPKLNKSPPRSSPKYDSSPDRRSYDSRYSRSPTPRSLSPWRRQSRSPSPRRRRSPFYSRDRSRSPRRWSPRYRSPSPRRRSTSPRRRTPPKNSVFRPQDSYSPNRRPVHERLNRDRNYPSTSLNRGRPAGVPQKKINLSKIKDKTESEEDNIKVKSLEEIQRAKALLSMGLIELKSGKIVKICEANKYQEEEEAEEEKKPPPKKKKIVKKLSAKSKKVEKKPKAIVKKVEKVEKKEESEEEKEEEEEEIFEDGDDLGEEPEIDICEATEEWEEQEFQKEESQEEDGEVEDESEQEEEEEGEESEYEPVQYQQDIRRAVRKEDVEKKIIHTTSQVKRKRKVIVDEEEKKSKDTTKVSVQSRLGRKLNTPDVRSTKHAKPHLSRDSVEAKVGNLQRSLIKASVKSRLETKKGKPEEKVDNLTRGTIKLSTGSIKSRLGIGANVSSSKSDTISLEPRKISMKRTIENDQQDEVKKEVLKKRRWGQGSIKSRLGDSASDTSVTDSDLKKIVIVRNLSDEDSSRDGNRQREMREPVQSSSNENTSQIKSTLSRINKIIEDKKVTQEPGTLNKGRGKLNVWSSRVSETIAAVAPTKKESNIDLFDSSSNDSLAAESGMFKKEAKKGPKIERALYVPPARKRTVTSYEEEYDESSISPPKKSHKKHKEKKSEPESIKTYSQIMEEKRKKLEKQREKKANKTEEKSKRKKITPIGFSDKENESILNDIAEPNKSPIKTEVPDTKSGLLDTFSFTLQETTDTSNPAQSDQVDSSTEHLELLSTSVPENSKEDTDDLLEMSPTKKTSDDSWLEFSKEDLDMTGCEPADDDDLLREIDELLA